AAATGGCCTAGTAATTTATAGGAATGGTAGATTCTATATAGCGGCCAGATTCTTCTTAGTATATGATGTAGAGCTAGATAGTGAAGAAAGCATTAAACTGAAAATATATGCTGACAAAGGCGGCTTTGCTGACGAAGATGTAGGGTTTGTTCTTGTCAAAGGTGAATCATGTAGATGTGATGTATGTAGTATTGCTGAAAGTTGTCTTAAGGCTGTCAAGAATTTGGCTCGAAAACTTGAAATAAAAGTAAGATCTGAAATACCTTTAGAAGCATTTACAGAGATAGCTCGAGAGGTAACATATAGAGATATCGTGAGTATAATAAAGAGTGGCTATCTGATAGTAAAGTCGCCATTTGATGAAGAAGGGCATGAGGAAAAGGAATAAAAGATGAAAAAACTAGTGTTCAAGCTTGATTATGCTGGAAAAATACTATCTGGCGAGAAAACCACCACAATAAGACTTTCTACAAATCTTAGGGAAGGAGATACAGTAGAAGTCTATGTAGGTCATGTTAGAATAGGTAAGGCATTAATAAAGAGAATCTATAGAAAAAAATTGAATGAACTTAGTGCTGAAGAGATAAGAAGCGATGGGTTTAAAAGTATAGAGGACTTGATAAAAACATTAGCTAAAATATATGGTAGCAGAAGAATAAATACGGATTCAGAAGTATATATAATTGAGTTTCAGTTATATTAAAGATATTTAAGAGATATAAACTCTAGCTTAAATAAAAATTTATGGAGTTTCATATTAGTGCGGGGGTGCCCGAGCCAGGTCAAAGGGGTCGGGCTTAGGACCCGATGGCGTAGGCCTGCGTGGGTTCAAATCCCACCCCCCGCACCAATTAATTGTTAATAGCTGTATGAATATACATTAAATATTGAATAAGATCATGTACTAATATCTAGATCCAGAGACACTAGATCTCTGTGCAAGAAACAAAATCAATAATTATACTGAATTCAAGGATATCATTTGTACAGATGGTGTCCTTGAATTCAGTATAATTTAAGTAGATACAAGTTGGTTGAGTGTGAGGTATTAATGAATGCAAGCATGAAAGAAATTAGGTATAGATTTAGAGAAACGTATAGGATGCTCATAGTAGTTGTTCTTCTCTCTATCGCGGGCCTGGTTATAGAGTTTGTTTTTGCCTACATGTATTCTTCAATGATACTTTATACAGATGTTGTTCACTGGATTGTAGATACAGCTCTGGAAATTATTTCACTAATAATGTTTTTCATTATATCCAAAATCTATAGAAAGTTTGATTGGAGTGTATTCATATTAGAGTACATGATATCCATTTTCGTGATCCTTGTTGTTTTTGGTTTCTATATACTGTCATTGATAGAGTATGTATCAGCACATTCTACTTCAATGATGGAACCCTCAACAACTAATATCTATCTAGCAATAATTACAGTTATTGGGGGCATCATAACATTTATTACGTTTTCTATTGAAAAGAAAGCGTACAGAAGGTTAAAGACAGAGATATTGAAAATAGACTCAACACATGCTATAATAGATGTTATAGTGTCGATAATAGTCTCTATAGGGATAGTATTAACTGCATTAACGAAGAACTTGATTATAGAACTCGTTGTAGTATTATTCGTGTTTTTTGTCGCTTTACAGACACTCCTAAGCTTAGCTAAGGATATACTAAAATCTATCCTGGGTTTTGAATCCAATCCTCATCTTAAGATAGAACTTGTATCGAGACTCAATAAGATTGTTAGTGACAAGGTGGTCTTAGGTAATGTTGAACTCAAGAAGATCGGATCGATTTACATAGCTAAGGTCGAGATATACCTAGACCCCAAGACAACAATAGGTGAAGCTCATAAACTTAGGGAGACAGTAAACATAATATGTAGAGAAGTATCTGAACTCATATATCATGTTGATGTAGTGTTTTATCCAAAGAAAAGATATAGAAAAGTTAGAAAATCTGAGAAACAATATTCAAGGAAGTACTAACTAGACATGAAGGCATCTAGCTCGAATTCATATACATAAGTGTTGAACCATCACATGCAAACCCAGGTGTATTAAGATTCTTGAAACCCTCTCTACATGTTCCAAAGACTAATCCTTCTTCTGTCACAATTTCTCTAATCATGGCCATATAGTGAAACCTTATGCTAGATTTTAGATAGCGATAACCATGGATGTACTCCGAAGAGTCTTTGTTATACATTTCAATCAGCTTATCCTTGATATTAGGAAAAGCTTTAAGAATTCTCGTTAAGCTATCGTTTCTTGCCTTATATGTTGATGTAGTTATCTGTTTAACCCCAACAGTATTCAGCATTTTAATCAAGTTCCTTAAATCGTTATAGTCATCATTTATGTATGGTATTATTGGGTCTATTCTAACAACAACATTTAAACCATTTTTTGTGAGGATTTCTATAGCTTTAATTCTTTCATTAGGTAAGGGAGCACCGGGCTCTAATTTACTAGATATAGAACTATCTAGTGTTGTAATAGTTATTGATACAACTACGCTATCCCTATATCTTCTCAATATGTCTAGATCTCGTGTAACCATAGAGCTCTTGGTTACGATAAGAGTCTTAAACCCATGACTGAGCAGTATCTCTAAAACGCTTCTAGTTAATCGATACCTAGTCTCTATTGATGGATAAGGATCACTGCTAGAGGATATCTCTATTAATGAATTCTTAGGAAGTTTCACAACATCCTTTCTTAACCTATCTATGAATCTTTCTTTAGGTCTTACATTACTATGTTTAGGGATATAGCTTGTTGCATAACAGTACAAACAGTTATGGCTACATCCAGTATATGGATGTAGTACCCATTTGTATGGACATGTACAGAGCCCAGATTTCCAAGGATTAAAAGGTTTAATAACACGTAGGTACATTATACTCATTCCGTTTAATTCAATATCTTAGTTTTTAACCAGTTATAAAGATTGTCCCAAAACATTTGATATCTGGATCATATTAAGTAATTCAATAAGTGTTTTTATTAATTTGTAAGTCACAAACATACGGTTTACATTGCTAGCATTGATAGAGGTCTTAACGATATGTAGCATTTTAATAGAATAACGTTAACTCTATTTAGAGACAATACGTATTTATCATCAATATTTTTATTTGTTTCCTAAACCATTTGAATAAGGTGAAAACGTTAATGAACATGATAAGACTAGGTATAATGTTGATACTTATTTTCATTGTAATAAATGTTAACTTGATATGTTACAGTAAAGCCTATGGTTATAATGATTTATTGTTAACGAAGACAAAGATCAATGCTAATACAGTTACTAATGAAGTTACGATCCAGGCACTTGATACGGAGACAACCGCTACAGAGACACAGATTAGTGAAGCTCAAAACATCACTACACTAACTGTAATCCAATCAACGGTTACGATAACTAAAGAACTTGTCATATTTCATACGTTCACAGTAACAAATGTTGTGAGTATAGGCGCATCAATGAATCCTCAGCTAGTTACAAGTATAGTAATGTTTGTGGCAATAATAGCTGTCGTAATAGGGTACTACATAGGATATAAATCAGCTGAAAAACATGGTAGTAAGTCAGTATCGGTTTATGTCACCAAGGGTAAAAAATAGTATGTATTATTTATGTTTATGTACTTTTTGGTTGTTTAGATTTAGATCATAGGTATAGCTTATCGACTTCAAGTCCATTTTTATATTGAAGAGCTTGTTACTCAATTTGAATCTCCGTAGAATAGCACATAATCAAAGCTTTTCTGATATTGTCTGTA
This sequence is a window from Ignisphaera sp.. Protein-coding genes within it:
- a CDS encoding winged helix-turn-helix domain-containing protein; the encoded protein is MLESLKRMKALSLPKEYPENIDLIRLINYRTFLGCILNDVRCAIMSLMAKGYTSALDIATALGFSRTAIYRHLHSLRKNGLVIYRNGRFYIAARFFLVYDVELDSEESIKLKIYADKGGFADEDVGFVLVKGESCRCDVCSIAESCLKAVKNLARKLEIKVRSEIPLEAFTEIAREVTYRDIVSIIKSGYLIVKSPFDEEGHEEKE
- a CDS encoding ASCH domain-containing protein; translated protein: MKKLVFKLDYAGKILSGEKTTTIRLSTNLREGDTVEVYVGHVRIGKALIKRIYRKKLNELSAEEIRSDGFKSIEDLIKTLAKIYGSRRINTDSEVYIIEFQLY
- a CDS encoding cation transporter, producing MNASMKEIRYRFRETYRMLIVVVLLSIAGLVIEFVFAYMYSSMILYTDVVHWIVDTALEIISLIMFFIISKIYRKFDWSVFILEYMISIFVILVVFGFYILSLIEYVSAHSTSMMEPSTTNIYLAIITVIGGIITFITFSIEKKAYRRLKTEILKIDSTHAIIDVIVSIIVSIGIVLTALTKNLIIELVVVLFVFFVALQTLLSLAKDILKSILGFESNPHLKIELVSRLNKIVSDKVVLGNVELKKIGSIYIAKVEIYLDPKTTIGEAHKLRETVNIICREVSELIYHVDVVFYPKKRYRKVRKSEKQYSRKY
- a CDS encoding radical SAM protein, whose protein sequence is MYLRVIKPFNPWKSGLCTCPYKWVLHPYTGCSHNCLYCYATSYIPKHSNVRPKERFIDRLRKDVVKLPKNSLIEISSSSDPYPSIETRYRLTRSVLEILLSHGFKTLIVTKSSMVTRDLDILRRYRDSVVVSITITTLDSSISSKLEPGAPLPNERIKAIEILTKNGLNVVVRIDPIIPYINDDYNDLRNLIKMLNTVGVKQITTSTYKARNDSLTRILKAFPNIKDKLIEMYNKDSSEYIHGYRYLKSSIRFHYMAMIREIVTEEGLVFGTCREGFKNLNTPGFACDGSTLMYMNSS